AGGACCCTGAAGCCGTGACGCTCCACCTCCGCTTCGACCTTGCCGCCGACCACCGCGAGCCGTTCTCCCGCCCGTGCCGCCCGCGCGCCGCGCCAGAAGGCCGACTCCACGCACTCCAGCATCCGCTGCGCCTGATCCGAGATCGGCGGCACACCCACCGTGACCGCCGCGTCGGCGTAGTAGCCGTCCAGCTCCACCGTCACGTCCAGCGTCACCAGGTCACCCTTCTGCAGCACGCGCGCACCTGGGATGCCGTGCACCGCCTCTTCGTTGACGCTTATGCACGACGAGCCGGGGAACCGGTAGTGCATCTTCGGGGCGGGGCGCGCGCCATGCTCGCTGAGCACGCCGGCCGCCACCCCGTCCAGCTCCGCCGTCGAGATCCCCTCACG
This region of Longimicrobium sp. genomic DNA includes:
- the map gene encoding type I methionyl aminopeptidase; translation: MSIESEQDLLGLKRAGHVVALALKAMRDAVREGISTAELDGVAAGVLSEHGARPAPKMHYRFPGSSCISVNEEAVHGIPGARVLQKGDLVTLDVTVELDGYYADAAVTVGVPPISDQAQRMLECVESAFWRGARAARAGERLAVVGGKVEAEVERHGFRVLRDLCGHGIGRGIHESPTVCNFYDPQDRTRLTEGLVIALEPIISVGARSSRTAADRWTITSADRSLTAHYEHTIVVTRGKPLLLTAA